Proteins encoded by one window of Misgurnus anguillicaudatus chromosome 4, ASM2758022v2, whole genome shotgun sequence:
- the jcada gene encoding junctional cadherin 5-associated protein, which translates to MYSVEDLLISHGYKVPQRNSNNVPVSHSSSPHPATYEKCLPTRSDSRCEIEEKRKGHSAVNGYEGDHVYSGGGIRQTPARGFPSDTENRVRKQRTQDVDNGNLRDGRLPEDSLTTDSGFYDSHRGIHSQPRSEQDVSYWRRRGQDFSVLLDYADYRDPRGSSGGVPNKPEGMQRRPESALSTEEHNRVRQRRAESTRAREREMALHQWRIAAERKYQSLGTEEWRPMTSMSRQPSENEMAQEQRRPRTAEGAVPPRTKSKSQSLPRMALQSESLQYFSIPTSGQDSYGSYRLNGHHTREPHGRHLSDAERRERWTDRSGAQSAPPLKPRFSRPLRPPSYEVHQQMRGSAEILTGDIAPRARDRTPLPFSRQEYFVQELGGSGSEPPGYIPPPSYRRQPVVKAGHRTYPISMGNHQYRGDPYMQGSAMTEVQEWFIRQTGLAWPDHYRDGRSMPCRRQGYPGYGEERMGNVQYIPFDDPRVRHISGTGIDGNSLTDADKIRNIRNEIPVNHITEKSTESALPLKEKPLDHTEPSQSNIRDSSVNENSMQREVLKETERSNTVSDPNCNRDPADHGNTIALHMTSNQSYIETVTQVKKIEPKTVGENKKNSKKRLKETMFCLVSVPINMQANKVVSDPNNNEKLANSMENTAVQPDNQNLSITPVIKDSQLQSSSSLSIKTSKNSPLRKEVVDVRSFNASQDDELFYAGSWPGDQYRNQETQTGSPEVSRAQGAPVQMSNDFPSLHATTNNEDGANCSANYGYPMIGQKDLNPSSNSAFSRTRAGSNSSIKSPTLSQSSPTPPSPDRQLLLRKTQTADGQEVFGQFLLKPVNRRKWDAIGELESFNKEIQDQTGKCPNVDQNIEELDDALNNILELSSASSEVNNTRQETDPLRLTEEIGQASHVVQVTEKHLKRNNLNVMSDSGSRGRIAGHPEYSSRAKINLETQTQEIHEAKGNIYVNFEVLQKEHINPGMHRQDITVPKECLLKDVGLTVYTAIPDTVTSGSPTYMSPESPMLTSPSDNSEVCETLHITSSDSSGDLSRHSPELAEGTQSLNDNNVFNSEALNEKKAGGEVGKSGRSSRIRAIKSLHSRFKANYEDDDDNWYSEYLSWSNEKTLADEHLETLLSQEKANSMQTEDFSNLYQVQSAKGIPENESIEERAARILGIAVPVESLVVDQGDGKEAETTLEVKDGLAFPIQTKEISSNEEMQNVSREYEQVPCRSMESHEGVTEQNSCEVELGVDPESGDGLINAEKHGHRVPSGVLELPEFPPSNLCLSLPLTEHEELTLSVGGGDKNVFDEITEAPWDHLQASTNDQASMEHSIYAKEEMISESSVRTVTRITLAKETEEEQGSEDEGELTESVQVDQTLKQTDQFIEFAAGENKDIASYMHTEDEAQEEEKMTAKDLIQDRSNQPPKSMARPIPQPRSGKVAKREITLPQPFNMDNVVSAIEEDDKLCISDAYDPSRVERV; encoded by the exons GTTTTACGATAGCCACAGAGGAATACATTCCCAGCCTAGATCTGAGCAGGATGTGTCCTACTGGCGAAGAAGAGGTCAGGACTTCAGTGTGCTTCTGGATTATGCAGACTACAGGGACCCACGTGGAAGTTCAGGAGGGGTTCCCAACAAGCCAGAGGGCATGCAGCGCAGACCAGAATCAGCCTTAAGCACAGAGGAGCATAACCGTGTAAGACAGCGCAGGGCAGAAAGCACACGTGCCAGGGAGAGAGAGATGGCCCTGCACCAGTGGAGAATTGCAGCTGAAAGGAAATACCAGAGTTTGGGAACGGAAGAATGGCGTCCAATGACCAGCATGAGTCGTCAGCCATCCGAAAATGAGATGGCACAGGAGCAACGCAGGCCACGGACTGCAGAAGGAGCTGTTCCACCCAGAACCAAAAGCAAGTCTCAGTCACTGCCCAGAATGGCTCTTCAATCAGAAAGCCTACAGTACTTTAGCATACCAACCTCTGGGCAGGATTCGTATGGAAGCTATAGGTTAAATGGCCATCATACACGAGAACCTCATGGAAGACATCTTAGTGATGCAGAGAGAAGGGAGAGGTGGACAGACCGGTCAGGTGCACAGTCCGCGCCACCACTGAAACCCCGATTCAGTCGACCTCTAAGACCTCCATCTTATGAGGTGCACCAGCAGATGCGTGGGAGCGCCGAGATTCTTACAGGGGATATCGCCCCTCGGGCCAGAGACAGGACTCCACTGCCTTTCTCGAGGCAAGAATACTTTGTACAAGAACTTGGAGGCTCTGGCTCAGAGCCCCCTGGTTATATCCCTCCGCCATCCTACAGGAGGCAGCCTGTGGTTAAAGCAGGGCACAGAACTTATCCCATCTCAATGGGTAACCACCAGTACAGAGGTGACCCATATATGCAGGGATCTGCCATGACAGAAGTGCAGGAATGGTTTATCAGGCAGACTGGATTGGCTTGGCCAGATCATTACAGGGATGGAAGAAGTATGCCCTGCAGGAGACAGGGATATCCCGGCTACGGCGAAGAACGGATGGGTAATGTTCAGTACATTCCCTTTGATGACCCTCGCGTCAGGCATATTTCAGGAACAGGGATAGATGGCAACTCTTTGACAGACGCAGACAAAATCAGAAACATCAGAAATGAGATTCCAGTCAACCACATAACTGAGAAGAGCACTGAAAGTGCATTGCCACTCAAAGAGAAACCATTGGACCACACTGAACCAAGTCAAAGCAATATAAGGGACTCTTCTGTTAATGAAAACAGTATGCAAAGGGAAGTCTTGAAAGAGACAGAAAGATCAAACACAGTATCCGATCCAAACTGCAACAGGGATCCAGCTGACCATGGCAATACAATTGCTCTTCATATGACATCAAATCAGAGTTACATTGAGACGGTAACACAAGTAAAGAAAATTGAGCCGAAAACTGTTGGTGAGAATAAGAAAAACTCGAAAAAGAGGCTCAAAGAGACAATGTTTTGTCTGGTTTCTGTCCCTATTAATATGCAAGCAAACAAAGTAGTCTCTGACCCAAATAACAATGAAAAACTAGCAAACTCTATGGAGAACACAGCAGTACAACCTGACAACCAAAACCTTTCAATAACTCCAGTTATCAAAGACTCGCAATTACAGTCCAGCAGCTCACTATCTATTAAAACCTCTAAAAATTCCCCATTGAGGAAAGAAGTTGTAGATGTTAGGTCTTTTAACGCAAGCCAAGACGATGAATTGTTTTATGCAGGATCCTGGCCTGGTGATCAGTACAGGAACCAGGAAACTCAGACAGGCTCTCCTGAAGTTTCACGAGCTCAAGGAGCTCCTGTCCAGATGTCAAATGACTTTCCCTCCCTTCACGCTACCACAAATAATGAGGATGGAGCTAACTGTAGTGCCAACTACGGATATCCCATGATTGGTCAAAAAGATCTCAATCCTTCCAGCAACAGCGCATTTTCCAGAACTCGTGCTGGCAGCAATTCAAGTATAAAGAGCCCCACTTTATCCCAGTCATCACCAACACCACCATCGCCAGACCGTCAGCTTTTGCTAAGAAAGACTCAAACAGCAGATGGGCAAGAGGTTTTTGGACAGTTCCTTTTAAAGCCAGTAAATAGAAGAAAATGGGATGCCATTGGGGAGCTGGAGTCTTTTAATAAAGAGATACAAGATCAGACAGGCAAGTGTCCAAATGTTGACCAAAATATAGAGGAGCTGGATGACGCATTAAACAATATCCTGGAATTGAGCAGCGCTAGCTCAGAGGTCAACAATACAAGACAGGAAACAGACCCACTTAGGTTAACGGAGGAAATTGGCCAGGCGTCACATGTAGTGCAAGTCACAGAAAAGCATTTGAAAAGAAATAACTTAAATGTAATGTCAGATTCAGGAAGCAGAGGCAGAATAGCAGGACACCCAGAATACTCCTCCAGGGCAAAGATAAACTTGGAAACCCAAACCCAAGAAATACACGAGGCCAAAGGCAACATTTATGTAAACTTTGAGGTTCTCCAAAAGGAGCACATAAATCCAGGGATGCATAGGCAGGATATCACAGTGCCGAAAGAGTGCTTGCTTAAGGATGTTGGCTTAACAGTGTACACCGCCATTCCAGACACAGTGACGTCAGGATCACCCACATACATGAGTCCTGAGTCTCCTATGTTAACCAGCCCTTCAGACAATTCGGAGGTCTGTGAGACTTTACACATTACATCATCAGACAGTAGCGGAGATCTGAGTAGGCACAGCCCTGAGTTAGCTGAAGGTACTCAAAGCTTGAACGATAACAATGTCTTTAATTCCGAAGCCCTCAATGAGAAGAAAGCAGGAGGAGAAGTTGGCAAATCGGGCAGGTCCTCACGTATCCGTGCAATCAAGAGTCTCCATTCTAGGTTCAAAGCAAATTACGAAGACGATGATGACAATTGGTATTCAGAGTATCTCAGCTGGAGTAATGAAAAGACGCTGGCAGATGAACACCTTGAGACTCTATTAAGTCAAGAGAAGGCCAACAGCATGCAGACAGAAGACTTTAGCAACCTTTACCAAGTCCAGTCTGCCAAAGGCATTCCTGAAAACGAGTCCATTGAGGAACGTGCTGCCAGGATACTTGGCATTGCCGTACCAGTTGAATCACTGGTTGTTGATCAGGGCGATGGAAAAGAAGCAGAAACCACTTTAGAAGTCAAGGATGGTTTAGCCTTTCCGATACAAACCAAAGAGATAAGCTCAAATGAGGAGATGCAGAATGTCAGTAGAGAGTACGAGCAAGTGCCATGTAGGTCTATGGAAAGTCATGAAGGTGTGACAGAACAGAACAGTTGTGAGGTAGAACTTGGAGTAGATCCAGAGTCTGGAGATGGTTTAATTAATGCAGAGAAACACGGCCACAGAGTTCCCTCTGGAGTGCTGGAGTTGCCTGAGTTTCCTCCAAGTAATTTATGTTTGTCGCTTCCACTGACAGAACATGAGGAGTTGACATTAAGTGTTGGTGGAGGAGACAAGAACGTTTTTGATGAGATTACAGAAGCACCATGGGACCATTTGCAAGCATCCACTAATGATCAAGCATCCATGGAGCACAGCATCTATGCAAAAGAAGAAATGATCAGTGAGTCATCAGTGAGAACAGTCACCAGGATCACCCTGGCCAAAGAGACTGAGGAAGAACAAGGCTCTGAAGATGAAGGAGAACTAACAGAATCAGTTCAAGTGGACCAAACACTGAAGCAGACAGACCAATTTATTGAGTTTGCAGCAGGTGAAAACAAGGACATTGCCAGTTATATGCATACGGAGGATGAGGCTCAAGAGGAAGAAAAAATGACAGCAAAGGACCTGATACAAGACAGATCAAATCAGCCACCAAAGTCTATGGCACGTCCAATCCCACAGCCTCGTAGTGGTAAGGTTGCAAAAAGAGAGATTACCCTGCCACAACCATTCAACATGGATAATGTGGTGTCTGCAATAGAGGAGGATGACAAACTATGTATTTCAG ATGCATATGACCCCAGTCGTGTGGAGCGAGTCTGA